A single window of Mugil cephalus isolate CIBA_MC_2020 chromosome 1, CIBA_Mcephalus_1.1, whole genome shotgun sequence DNA harbors:
- the kcnk7 gene encoding potassium channel, subfamily K, member 7, with translation MSRLVSSLGVFLQVNAFACLTLSYLLYVLLGGLVFTLVERPVEEELRAEVEELHRAFLRENPCVEEGRLGELLGRALWAQDSDVAVLNDEADETGSDFTSSLYFVIVTLTTIGSDTYTPKSDEAKLFCIFYCTLGIPFTMFLLTLLSRLLLPVVTHAPLYHLRYLWGLPHPHAALVHSLSLFVLVVLVLFVLPALLVSVVVEPDWSFLDALFFCFVTLSTVGQGGSSLGRSWGPTAKETLKLLTTCYLVVGLVAIVVFKDTLLQVPQVLAAMRLFSGPHYTDLEGFHLGEMTLSNDGCEGQPEYSQSVCTISSTPLELKSPCSDLPRDGVLATKTTSCS, from the exons ATGTCTCGGCTCGTGAGCTCCCTGGGCGTCTTCCTCCAGGTGAACGCCTTCGCCTGCCTCACCCTCTCCTACCTGCTCTACGTCCTGCTGGGAGGCCTGGTGTTCACCTTGGTGGAGAGgccggtggaggaggagctgagggcggaggtggaggagctgcatCGCGCCTTCCTGCGGGAGAACCCTTGCGTTGAAGAGGGCCGGCTGGGGGAGCTGCTGGGTAGAGCTCTGTGGGCGCAGGACAGCGACGTGGCCGTCCTGAACGACGAGGCGGACGAGACGGGCTCGGACTTCACGTCCTCGCTCTACTTTGTCATCGTCACTCTCACCACCATCG GCTCTGACACTTACACCCCCAAATCAGATGAGGCCAAACTGTTCTGTATCTTCTACTGCACCCTGGGGATCCCCTTCACCATgttcctcctcaccctcctctccaggctcctcctccctgtcGTCACCCACGCCCCCCTCTACCACCTACGCTATCTCTGGGGGCTGCCCCACCCTCACGCCGCCCTCGTCCACAGCCTGTCCCTCTTTGTGctcgtcgtcctcgtcctcttcgtcctccCCGCCCTCCTGGTGTCCGTGGTGGTGGAGCCAGACTGGAGCTTCCTGGACGCTCTGTTCTTCTGCTTCGTCACTCTGAGCACCGTGGGCCAGGGAGGAAGCTCTCTGGGGAGGAGCTGGGGGCCGACGGCCAAGGAGACACTCAAACTCCTCACCACAT GTTACCTTGTCGTGGGCCTGGTGGCGATCGTCGTCTTTAAGGACACTCTGCTGCAGGTTCCCCAGGTTCTGGCAGCCATGAGGCTCTTCTCCGGTCCACACTACACAGACCTGGAAGGTTTCCACCTCGGTGAAATGACACTGAGTAACGACGGCTGTGAGGGGCAGCCTGAGTACTCCCAGTCCGTCTGTACCATCTCCTCCACGCCACTGGAGCTCAAGAGCCCCTGTTCAGACCTTCCCAGAGACGGAGTCCTTGCTACTAAAACCACCTCATGTTCATAA